From one Tetragenococcus osmophilus genomic stretch:
- the cudC gene encoding choline uptake/conversion transcriptional regulator CudC: MTNSHDEKAKAQLEDAEDQVTQAISETMDLYGVTPAAGKIYATMYFEDQMNLDEMREKLGMSKPSMSTNVRHLQEIGMVKKKFQRGSRKHTYTAEKNFFHSFMSYFCQMWEREVKTNMKAIHHAEKALCEIIHDEDVSDSLQEEARDHYELLNQSKIYYHWLEKLVHSIQSEEIFEFLPKDTSEKN, from the coding sequence TTGACCAACTCCCACGATGAGAAGGCAAAAGCACAATTAGAAGATGCAGAAGATCAAGTGACACAGGCTATCTCCGAAACAATGGATTTATATGGCGTAACGCCAGCAGCTGGAAAAATATACGCGACAATGTATTTTGAAGATCAAATGAACTTAGATGAAATGCGGGAAAAGCTAGGAATGAGTAAACCTAGTATGAGTACAAACGTTCGACATCTTCAAGAAATTGGAATGGTAAAAAAGAAATTTCAACGTGGTTCAAGAAAACATACTTATACTGCAGAAAAAAATTTCTTTCATTCTTTTATGTCCTATTTCTGTCAGATGTGGGAACGGGAAGTAAAAACAAATATGAAAGCCATCCACCATGCTGAAAAAGCACTTTGTGAAATTATTCATGACGAGGATGTTTCTGATAGTTTACAAGAAGAAGCGAGGGATCATTATGAATTACTAAACCAGTCCAAAATTTATTATCATTGGTTGGAAAAATTAGTCCACAGTATTCAATCCGAAGAAATTTTTGAGTTTTTGCCAAAAGACACCTCAGAAAAAAATTAA
- the mazE gene encoding type II toxin-antitoxin system PemI/MazE family antitoxin, giving the protein MLKTKTRAQGRSIVVTLPAEDGATVFPGKEYLVSYGNDGTIVLIPKIEDPFANVTEGAFYESDVWEDMPAVGKEVLDD; this is encoded by the coding sequence ATGCTAAAGACAAAAACAAGGGCACAAGGTAGATCTATCGTGGTTACTTTACCAGCTGAGGATGGGGCAACAGTTTTTCCTGGGAAAGAATATCTTGTTTCATACGGAAATGATGGAACTATTGTTTTGATACCTAAAATTGAAGATCCGTTTGCTAATGTTACAGAAGGAGCTTTTTACGAATCGGATGTATGGGAAGATATGCCAGCAGTTGGTAAAGAGGTGCTGGATGACTAA
- a CDS encoding GNAT family N-acetyltransferase, with the protein MIDKTIPYVKFQMERNTSKKLPDRQLLVGYQFSFYTPGDERDWQAIETSVGEFDNLSEAQGYFQKNFVPYPDELEKRMTFVTDPSGKKVATCTAWWAKEGGPQFHWLAVMREAQRKGIATFLTVKVTALLEELYPDQPAMLHTQTWNYPAITIYQKLGYTFVSGTKDFEKGMSILKDIVRRED; encoded by the coding sequence ATGATAGATAAAACAATTCCTTATGTTAAATTTCAAATGGAAAGAAACACTTCCAAAAAATTACCAGATAGACAATTACTGGTAGGTTATCAATTTAGCTTTTATACTCCTGGGGATGAAAGAGATTGGCAAGCTATAGAAACTTCTGTGGGAGAGTTTGATAACTTGTCAGAAGCCCAAGGGTATTTCCAAAAGAATTTTGTGCCTTATCCAGACGAATTGGAAAAACGAATGACTTTTGTCACCGATCCATCAGGTAAAAAAGTTGCTACATGTACAGCTTGGTGGGCAAAAGAAGGAGGCCCTCAGTTCCATTGGTTGGCTGTTATGCGGGAAGCACAAAGGAAAGGGATAGCTACTTTTCTGACAGTAAAGGTCACTGCACTTTTAGAAGAATTATATCCTGATCAACCTGCAATGCTGCATACTCAAACGTGGAATTATCCTGCGATTACAATATACCAAAAGTTAGGTTACACATTTGTTTCTGGTACGAAAGATTTCGAAAAAGGAATGAGTATTTTAAAAGATATTGTAAGAAGAGAGGATTAA
- a CDS encoding type II toxin-antitoxin system PemK/MazF family toxin: MTNHYTPEKGDIVWIDFDPSTGMEIQKRRPALVISRGNFNTATKFAVVCPITSTEIDLPTRYSLSENYKTKGQIVIHQMKSLDFNKRKIDFIEKMNPVDLKKIEQIIEFII, encoded by the coding sequence ATGACTAATCACTATACACCAGAAAAAGGAGACATAGTGTGGATCGACTTTGATCCTTCAACTGGAATGGAAATTCAAAAGCGACGGCCAGCTCTGGTAATTTCGCGCGGAAATTTTAATACGGCGACAAAATTTGCGGTGGTATGTCCTATTACATCCACTGAAATAGATTTACCAACTAGATATAGTCTTTCAGAAAATTATAAAACAAAAGGACAAATAGTCATCCATCAAATGAAATCTTTAGATTTCAATAAACGCAAAATTGACTTTATTGAGAAAATGAACCCTGTGGACTTGAAGAAAATAGAACAGATCATTGAGTTCATTATTTGA
- a CDS encoding ISL3 family transposase encodes MLQYKDIKIKDQNLDVGLKNLLNIKDPHIFFSAQAVQKEPIHHRMTNVFYGVLTYTPKACECCGLINEENLLIKHSPKASDIQLIPYQEVPSVLRLFKQRFYCKSCHHTFSARTYYIAKDCYISQALKFAIAIDLKKKLSMKDIALRYGVSFKTVERVLDTFYQGLKFNPNHLPKHLLIDEFKGTKDCEGAMCFIFSDAQTGKIIDILDDRRNFKLIAYFQRFTQQARKRVQHVVMDMNSAYGKMIPQVFPKAKILVDHFHIIQQISRAFNQQRIRSMNQLDKKSAQQMKDYRKLKKYWKQLQKKHKNLGYDHLKQFPLFRQKYVTESEVVDYLLTIDPVLKASYDVYQDLLDAFENGKAQPFFAIIDQLSPLLEEPFKKSLRHLQKYRKEITLSFTQPYSNGKLEGKNNLIKVIQRIAFGFRSFNHLRKRVLIQQGLLEIL; translated from the coding sequence ATGCTTCAATACAAAGATATCAAAATTAAAGATCAAAATCTAGATGTAGGCCTTAAAAACTTACTCAATATTAAGGACCCTCACATCTTTTTTTCCGCTCAAGCAGTTCAAAAAGAACCCATTCATCATCGAATGACGAATGTCTTTTACGGTGTCCTTACCTACACCCCGAAAGCTTGCGAATGTTGTGGCCTCATAAATGAAGAGAATCTTCTTATTAAACATTCGCCAAAGGCTTCGGATATTCAATTAATTCCTTATCAGGAAGTGCCCAGCGTTTTACGCTTATTTAAGCAACGATTTTATTGTAAATCCTGTCATCATACTTTTAGTGCCAGGACCTATTATATCGCCAAAGACTGTTATATTTCGCAAGCCTTGAAGTTTGCCATTGCGATAGACTTGAAGAAAAAACTATCGATGAAAGATATTGCTTTACGCTATGGGGTCTCATTTAAAACCGTGGAACGCGTATTGGATACCTTCTATCAAGGACTTAAATTCAATCCCAACCATTTACCGAAACATTTGTTAATCGATGAATTCAAAGGCACGAAGGACTGTGAAGGAGCCATGTGTTTTATCTTCAGTGACGCTCAGACAGGAAAAATTATCGATATCTTGGACGATCGCCGCAATTTCAAACTGATTGCTTACTTTCAACGATTTACTCAACAAGCGCGGAAAAGAGTCCAACATGTGGTTATGGATATGAATTCGGCTTATGGAAAAATGATCCCTCAAGTATTTCCGAAGGCCAAGATTCTTGTGGATCATTTCCACATTATCCAACAGATTTCTCGAGCTTTTAACCAGCAGCGGATTCGGTCGATGAACCAGCTGGACAAAAAGAGCGCCCAACAAATGAAGGATTATCGCAAATTAAAAAAATACTGGAAACAGCTCCAAAAAAAGCATAAAAACTTGGGGTACGACCATTTGAAACAGTTCCCTCTTTTTCGCCAAAAATATGTGACGGAATCGGAAGTTGTAGATTACTTATTAACCATTGATCCCGTGCTTAAGGCTTCTTATGATGTTTATCAAGATCTGCTTGACGCTTTTGAAAACGGCAAAGCGCAACCATTTTTCGCTATCATTGATCAACTGTCGCCTTTATTAGAAGAACCCTTTAAAAAATCCTTACGTCACCTCCAAAAGTACCGTAAAGAAATTACCTTATCTTTTACTCAACCGTATTCCAACGGCAAACTTGAAGGGAAAAACAACTTGATTAAAGTAATTCAACGGATTGCCTTTGGCTTTCGTTCTTTTAATCATCTACGTAAGCGAGTGCTTATTCAACAAGGGCTTCTTGAGATCTTATAA
- the betB gene encoding betaine-aldehyde dehydrogenase, translating to MDVKKQYINGKWVLALSGETREIINPFDQEVVALVAEGNEKDAKLAIDAARNAFDQGDWATTSATERGNLVGVIAALIERDKEELAELESLDTGKTVEESRGDMEDIAGVFRYYAELADKDGGEIIDSPVPDTISKVVKEPVGVCGQITPWNYPLLQASWKLAPALAAGNTLIMKPSEITPLTTIKVFELMEEAGLPKGVANLVLGTGATVGEELSTNENVDLISFTGGIETGKRIMRSASSNVKKLALELGGKNPNIIFADADFDTAVDQAMNAVFFHAGQICSAGTRVIVEESIHDAFVEALVARVKKIHLGSGFEEDTQMGPLISQEHLDKVKAYVEDGVKEGAKVAVGGSRPTDPKLQNGFFYLPTVLTECTTDMSVVQHEGFGPVITVERFRDEKEAIRLANDSIYGLAGGVWTKDITKAQRCVAKMRMGTVWINDANVYFPHAPWGGFKQSGIGRELGKPGLEEYQETKHVYHNINPEPINWF from the coding sequence TTGGATGTAAAAAAACAATATATCAATGGGAAATGGGTGCTTGCTCTTTCTGGAGAGACAAGGGAAATTATCAACCCATTTGACCAAGAAGTAGTCGCGCTTGTTGCTGAAGGCAATGAAAAAGATGCCAAGTTAGCCATTGATGCAGCTAGAAATGCTTTTGATCAAGGAGATTGGGCGACAACATCAGCGACAGAAAGAGGAAATCTCGTTGGTGTTATTGCAGCACTTATCGAAAGAGATAAGGAAGAATTAGCGGAGTTAGAATCGCTTGATACAGGAAAAACAGTAGAAGAAAGCAGAGGTGATATGGAAGATATCGCGGGTGTGTTTCGATATTATGCAGAATTAGCTGATAAAGATGGCGGAGAAATTATCGATTCTCCTGTGCCAGATACTATTAGCAAGGTAGTTAAAGAACCTGTCGGCGTATGTGGACAAATTACGCCTTGGAATTATCCATTATTGCAAGCTTCTTGGAAATTAGCACCTGCGCTTGCTGCGGGGAATACATTAATTATGAAACCGAGTGAAATTACCCCTTTAACCACCATAAAAGTGTTTGAACTGATGGAAGAAGCAGGTCTACCAAAAGGAGTTGCTAACCTTGTATTAGGAACGGGAGCAACGGTTGGAGAAGAATTGTCGACTAACGAAAACGTTGATTTAATTTCCTTTACTGGCGGTATTGAAACAGGGAAACGTATTATGCGGTCGGCTAGCTCAAATGTAAAAAAACTAGCTTTAGAACTTGGTGGGAAAAATCCGAACATCATTTTTGCGGATGCGGACTTTGATACCGCTGTAGATCAAGCAATGAATGCTGTCTTCTTTCATGCGGGACAAATTTGCTCCGCTGGGACACGCGTTATTGTAGAAGAAAGTATTCACGACGCGTTTGTTGAGGCATTAGTGGCGCGTGTTAAAAAAATTCATTTAGGAAGTGGATTTGAAGAAGATACGCAAATGGGGCCGTTAATTTCTCAAGAACACTTAGATAAAGTAAAAGCTTATGTAGAAGATGGAGTGAAAGAAGGAGCAAAAGTAGCGGTAGGCGGCTCTCGTCCTACTGACCCAAAATTGCAAAACGGCTTTTTCTATTTGCCGACTGTCTTGACTGAATGTACAACGGATATGAGTGTGGTCCAACACGAAGGGTTTGGTCCAGTCATTACAGTAGAAAGATTTCGTGATGAAAAAGAAGCTATTCGTTTAGCCAATGACTCGATTTATGGGTTAGCTGGCGGTGTCTGGACAAAGGATATTACAAAAGCCCAACGCTGTGTCGCTAAAATGCGCATGGGAACTGTTTGGATTAATGATGCGAATGTGTATTTCCCGCATGCGCCGTGGGGCGGTTTTAAACAATCAGGTATTGGCAGAGAATTAGGCAAGCCTGGCTTGGAAGAATATCAAGAAACAAAGCATGTTTACCATAACATTAATCCAGAACCAATCAATTGGTTCTAA
- a CDS encoding glycine betaine ABC transporter substrate-binding protein, whose protein sequence is MTTISILVLSACSEGTTNEDAAEENKGTIEMGQISWEENIAVTHMWKVLLEKEGYEVNFHLLDIATQMSSLENDELDISPEIWLPVQDAEYKSQYEDTVNFSEETWYDNAKVGLVVPSYMEDVNSIEDLNDHKEDLDQKITGFDAGAGTMLVVEDVIDEYGLDYELTASSEPAMLTELEKSIDNEEDIVVPLWNPHRVFSELDLKYLDDPQNAFGEAEKIHHATRQGFDEDYPEIDQWMKNWKMDDDQINELMSYVSEAEEEDEEPTEGAENWIDENQELVDEWLEK, encoded by the coding sequence ATGACAACAATTTCTATTTTAGTACTAAGTGCATGTAGTGAAGGTACAACAAATGAAGACGCTGCAGAAGAAAACAAAGGAACTATTGAGATGGGTCAAATTAGCTGGGAAGAAAATATCGCAGTAACGCACATGTGGAAAGTGCTTTTAGAAAAAGAAGGCTATGAAGTGAACTTCCACTTATTAGATATTGCCACACAAATGTCCTCACTTGAAAATGATGAACTAGATATCAGCCCTGAAATTTGGCTACCCGTTCAAGATGCGGAATATAAATCACAGTATGAAGACACCGTTAATTTTTCAGAAGAGACTTGGTATGATAATGCAAAGGTTGGACTGGTTGTACCAAGTTATATGGAAGATGTAAATAGTATCGAAGATTTAAATGACCATAAAGAAGATTTAGATCAGAAAATCACTGGTTTTGATGCTGGCGCAGGAACCATGTTAGTCGTAGAAGATGTAATAGACGAATATGGATTAGATTATGAACTCACCGCAAGCTCTGAACCTGCTATGTTGACCGAATTAGAAAAATCAATCGATAATGAAGAGGATATTGTAGTACCATTATGGAATCCTCATCGTGTGTTTTCTGAATTGGACTTAAAATATTTAGATGACCCTCAAAACGCCTTTGGCGAAGCTGAAAAAATTCATCATGCTACACGCCAAGGTTTTGATGAAGACTATCCGGAAATAGATCAATGGATGAAAAATTGGAAAATGGACGATGACCAAATTAATGAGTTAATGAGTTATGTTAGTGAAGCTGAAGAGGAAGACGAAGAACCAACTGAAGGTGCCGAAAATTGGATCGATGAAAACCAAGAACTCGTTGATGAATGGCTGGAAAAATAA